From Panthera uncia isolate 11264 chromosome E1, Puncia_PCG_1.0, whole genome shotgun sequence, one genomic window encodes:
- the NMRAL1 gene encoding nmrA-like family domain-containing protein 1 isoform X1 encodes MADKKLVVVFGATGAQGGSVARTLLEDGTFRVRVVTRDPRQRAARKLRLQGAEVVWGDQDDEASMELALTGAHATFIVTNYWENCSQEQEVKQGKLLADVAKRLGLRYVVYSGLENIRKLTAGRLAAGHFDSKGEVEEYFRDIGVPMTSVRLACYFENLLSYFLPQKAPDGKSYLLSLPMGDVPMDGISVTDLGPVVLSLLKMPEEYIGRNIGLSTCRHTAEEYAALLSKHTGKAVRSAKMTPEDYEKYDFPGAQDLANMFRFYALKPDRDIELTLRLNPKAKTLDQWLEQHKGDFAGL; translated from the exons ATGGCGGACAAGAAACTGGTGGTGGTGTTTGGAGCCACAG GTGCTCAGGGAGGCTCAGTGGCCCGGACGCTCCTGGAAGATGGGACATTCAGGGTCCGAGTGGTCACTCGAGACCCTAGGCAGAGGGCAGCAAGGAAGCTGAGGCTGCAGGGTGCAGAAGTGGTGTGGGGAGACCAGGATGACGAGGCCAGCATGGAGCTGGCCCTGACCGGGGCCCATGCTACCTTCATCGTGACCAACTACTGGGAAAACTGCAGCCAGGAGCAGGAGGTCAAGCAG GGAAAGCTGCTGGCCGATGTGGCCAAGCGCCTGGGCCTTCGCTACGTGGTCTACAGTGGCTTGGAGAACATCAGGAAGCTAACGGCCGGGAGGCTGGCAGCAGGCCACTTTGACAGCAAAGGGGAGGTGGAGGAATATTTCCGGGACATCGGAGTTCCCATGACCAGCGTGCGGCTGGCCTGCTATTTTGAGAACCTGCTCTCCTACTTCCTGCCCCAGAAAGCTCCAGATGGAAAGAGCTACTTGCTGA gCTTGCCCATGGGTGATGTGCCCATGGACGGCATATCTGTGACCGACCTGGGTCCCGTGGTGCTAAGCCTGCTGAAGATGCCAGAAGAATACATCGGCCGGAACATCGGGCTCAGTACCTGCAGGCACACGGCGGAAGAGTATGCCGCCCTGCTCTCCAAGCACACCGGCAAGGCCGTGCGCAGTGCCAAG ATGACCCCGGAGGACTACGAGAAGTATGACTTCCCTGGCGCCCAAGACCTTGCCAACATGTTCCGTTTCTATGCCCTGAAACCTGACCGTGACATCGAACTGACCCTGAGACTCAACCCCAAGGCCAAGACACTGGACCAGTGGCTGGAGCAGCACAAAGGGGACTTTGCTGGGCTCTGA
- the NMRAL1 gene encoding nmrA-like family domain-containing protein 1 isoform X3, producing the protein MTVTQCALPSEVSQEEGQSPQQPPRGTRISRAGPGPGPGGPTADEGCNLRRGHPVRTRRPWGHLAQRTRDAARGWAQRGPTRTGRSASPALPNDAQEAGTPSSALSPLTPLPAAPRPGPLGLPQDGDGDAECRVRPGPAPESPGGLDSLRSPKKSRKGRQPLTRHGSAPPSASGTALPAPARMADKKLVVVFGATGAQGGSVARTLLEDGTFRVRVVTRDPRQRAARKLRLQGAEVVWGDQDDEASMELALTGAHATFIVTNYWENCSQEQEVKQGKLLADVAKRLGLRYVVYSGLENIRKLTAGRLAAGHFDSKGEVEEYFRDIGVPMTSVRLACYFENLLSYFLPQKAPDGKSYLLNDPGGLREV; encoded by the exons ATGACAGTGACTCAATGCGCCCTTCCGAGTGAGGTGAgtcaggaggaagggcagagcccGCAGCAGCCGCCACGCGGGACACGAATCTCCCGCGCCGGGCCAGGCCCGGGTCCCGGCGGGCCCACTGCGGACGAAGGCTGCAACCTCCGCCGGGGACACCCAGTCCGCACGCGGCGCCCCTGGGGTCACCTCGCCCAACGCACTCGTGACGCCGCGAGGGGCTGGGCCCAACGGGGACCAACGCGGACCGGCCGTTCGGCCTCCCCGGCCCTCCCAAACGACGCGCAGGAAGCGGGGACCCCCAGCtcagccctctcccctctcacccCGCTTccggccgccccccgccccggcccacTGGGTCTCCCTCAGGACGGCGACGGGGACGCGGAGTGCCGCGTTCGGCCTGGCCCAGCTCCCGAAAGCCCGGGCGGGCTAGACTCGCTGAGGAGCCCGAAAAAAAGCCGGAAAGGGCGCCAGCCACTCACCCGCCACGGGTCCGCTCCGCCGTCG GCTTCAGGGACCGCGCTTCCCGCTCCGGCCCGCATGGCGGACAAGAAACTGGTGGTGGTGTTTGGAGCCACAG GTGCTCAGGGAGGCTCAGTGGCCCGGACGCTCCTGGAAGATGGGACATTCAGGGTCCGAGTGGTCACTCGAGACCCTAGGCAGAGGGCAGCAAGGAAGCTGAGGCTGCAGGGTGCAGAAGTGGTGTGGGGAGACCAGGATGACGAGGCCAGCATGGAGCTGGCCCTGACCGGGGCCCATGCTACCTTCATCGTGACCAACTACTGGGAAAACTGCAGCCAGGAGCAGGAGGTCAAGCAG GGAAAGCTGCTGGCCGATGTGGCCAAGCGCCTGGGCCTTCGCTACGTGGTCTACAGTGGCTTGGAGAACATCAGGAAGCTAACGGCCGGGAGGCTGGCAGCAGGCCACTTTGACAGCAAAGGGGAGGTGGAGGAATATTTCCGGGACATCGGAGTTCCCATGACCAGCGTGCGGCTGGCCTGCTATTTTGAGAACCTGCTCTCCTACTTCCTGCCCCAGAAAGCTCCAGATGGAAAGAGCTACTTGCTGA ATGACCCCGGAGGACTACGAGAAGTATGA
- the NMRAL1 gene encoding nmrA-like family domain-containing protein 1 isoform X2, with the protein MTVTQCALPSEVSQEEGQSPQQPPRGTRISRAGPGPGPGGPTADEGCNLRRGHPVRTRRPWGHLAQRTRDAARGWAQRGPTRTGRSASPALPNDAQEAGTPSSALSPLTPLPAAPRPGPLGLPQDGDGDAECRVRPGPAPESPGGLDSLRSPKKSRKGRQPLTRHGSAPPSASGTALPAPARMADKKLVVVFGATGAQGGSVARTLLEDGTFRVRVVTRDPRQRAARKLRLQGAEVVWGDQDDEASMELALTGAHATFIVTNYWENCSQEQEVKQGKLLADVAKRLGLRYVVYSGLENIRKLTAGRLAAGHFDSKGEVEEYFRDIGVPMTSVRLACYFENLLSYFLPQKAPDGKSYLLSECPSSLLEHPLSPRGAVGVGESWLVLRWFRVQALVL; encoded by the exons ATGACAGTGACTCAATGCGCCCTTCCGAGTGAGGTGAgtcaggaggaagggcagagcccGCAGCAGCCGCCACGCGGGACACGAATCTCCCGCGCCGGGCCAGGCCCGGGTCCCGGCGGGCCCACTGCGGACGAAGGCTGCAACCTCCGCCGGGGACACCCAGTCCGCACGCGGCGCCCCTGGGGTCACCTCGCCCAACGCACTCGTGACGCCGCGAGGGGCTGGGCCCAACGGGGACCAACGCGGACCGGCCGTTCGGCCTCCCCGGCCCTCCCAAACGACGCGCAGGAAGCGGGGACCCCCAGCtcagccctctcccctctcacccCGCTTccggccgccccccgccccggcccacTGGGTCTCCCTCAGGACGGCGACGGGGACGCGGAGTGCCGCGTTCGGCCTGGCCCAGCTCCCGAAAGCCCGGGCGGGCTAGACTCGCTGAGGAGCCCGAAAAAAAGCCGGAAAGGGCGCCAGCCACTCACCCGCCACGGGTCCGCTCCGCCGTCG GCTTCAGGGACCGCGCTTCCCGCTCCGGCCCGCATGGCGGACAAGAAACTGGTGGTGGTGTTTGGAGCCACAG GTGCTCAGGGAGGCTCAGTGGCCCGGACGCTCCTGGAAGATGGGACATTCAGGGTCCGAGTGGTCACTCGAGACCCTAGGCAGAGGGCAGCAAGGAAGCTGAGGCTGCAGGGTGCAGAAGTGGTGTGGGGAGACCAGGATGACGAGGCCAGCATGGAGCTGGCCCTGACCGGGGCCCATGCTACCTTCATCGTGACCAACTACTGGGAAAACTGCAGCCAGGAGCAGGAGGTCAAGCAG GGAAAGCTGCTGGCCGATGTGGCCAAGCGCCTGGGCCTTCGCTACGTGGTCTACAGTGGCTTGGAGAACATCAGGAAGCTAACGGCCGGGAGGCTGGCAGCAGGCCACTTTGACAGCAAAGGGGAGGTGGAGGAATATTTCCGGGACATCGGAGTTCCCATGACCAGCGTGCGGCTGGCCTGCTATTTTGAGAACCTGCTCTCCTACTTCCTGCCCCAGAAAGCTCCAGATGGAAAGAGCTACTTGCTGAGTGAgtgcccttcttcccttctcGAGCATCCGCTGTCACCGAGGGGAGCAGTGGGTGTTGGAGAAAGCTGGCTAGTCCTCAGATGGTTCCGGGTCCAAGCCCTGGTTCTCTAG